From Pagrus major chromosome 2, Pma_NU_1.0, one genomic window encodes:
- the LOC141013734 gene encoding uncharacterized protein: MCFIDLSLYRKMNMHLKVVIFVLSFLTTSAFPLHHESREANWTDLKANQAHDKTDLTKDVDKIYKIDIDSSNLYNQDDHSRNPVAEEMQRKLNMESERLRVRLRQELAELQQRLSSSPAHLSSTLTSMRERLAPLTQQLQSSLSSNTQDLCGQLRLYLQGLETAEAQTETGPALYQEAFHWMSQSLEHSSSKVVDVVSDFHTKAVGVIEHLKEMSAGEDELWQEISSRLGQEVSSLRVEAENRVGALKAELAALLETAQPHQAELTASMERFCQNAALQGQVFEARIERLFQGLEEELEVKGASSLSLSSSPSSSSSIQPGDSLQEDFSIKLSALIQDILHSVQ; the protein is encoded by the exons ATGTGTTTCATTGACCTGTCCCTCTACAGAAAGATGAACATGCACCTAAAAGTCGTGATCTTCGTCCTGTCATTCTTGACAACTTCAG CATTCCCACTCCACCATGAGAGCAGGGAGGCAAACTGGACTGATTTGAAGGCCAACCAGGCTCATGATAAGACAGACCTCACAAAGGATGTGGA CAAAATCTACAAGATCGACATAGACAGCAGCAACCTTTACAACCAAGATGACCACAGCAGAAACCCTGTGGCAGAAGAGATGCAACGCAAACTCAACATGGAGTCAGAGCGTCTGCGTGTTCGTCTGCGCCAAGAGCTGGccgagctgcagcagaggctgtCCTCATCTCCAGcccacctcagctccaccctGACCAGCATGAGAGAGCGCTTGGCTCCCCTCACCCAGCAGCTCCAGAGCTCTCTCAGCAGCAACACCCAAGATCTGTGTGGCCAGCTGAGACTCTATCTGCAGGGCCTTGAGACAGCAGAGGCCCAGACAGAGACCGGTCCGGCTCTCTACCAGGAAGCCTTCCACTGGATGAGCCAATCCCTGGAGCACAGCAGCTCCAAGGTGGTCGATGTCGTCAGCGACTTCCATACTAAAGCTGTGGGGGTGATTGAACATCTGAAAGAGATGAGCGCTGGCGAGGATGAGCTCTGGCAGGAAATTAGCTCCAGGTTGGGACAGGAAGTGAGTTCTCTCAGAGTGGAGGCAGAGAACAGGGTGGGGGCTCTCAAAGCAGAGCTTGCTGCTCTGCTAGAAACTGCACAGCCTCATCAGGCTGAACTGACAGCCAGTATGGAGCGGTTCTGCCAAAATGCAGCTCTGCAGGGCCAAGTGTTTGAGGCCCGGATAGAGAGGCTGTTTCAGGGGctagaggaggagctggaggtcAAGGGAGCCTCCAGcctgtctctttcttcttctccttcttcctcttcatctatCCAGCCAGGCGACTCTTTGCAGGAGGACTTCTCAATTAAACTCTCTGCTCTGATCCAAGACATTCTGCACTCAGTGCAGTGA
- the LOC141013726 gene encoding zona pellucida-like domain-containing protein 1, whose translation MTLYLCLPLLAALLHPAQCLYNCSSLYERTPENSDLTVDCGTSVITLEINLCTAQWSGFNTTDLALNGNHNTTECLGSIDTSVDPPIIRYQLPVNHSQDNPCRHSLQIVDEAPDPAGPFNGFSSIQSVIITGYIDTPRSDQGLISYSTDLYYHFSCRYPLEYLINNTQIVASSVSVATKDNNGTFIDTLKIGVYNDSSYGHPLVVPTTGLDLRVRIYVEVKAENLTGNFNVLLDHCFGTSSAYNLSNSEQHNFFIGCVVDQRTSMTSNGLSKVARFNFETFRFVKHRDQTKSSIYLHCILRLCEPTKCQELLSACNNNNRRRRSLTPFGKETTDSATVSVGPLYVADEDRPYSAAFSNDAASEGGDVDLTGLAVGVVFGSAAAVLLVLGGWFILKKFYWVGGLPHAFN comes from the exons ATGACTCTTTACCTTTGCCTCCCTCTGCTGGCTGCGCTGCTGCATCCTGCTCAGTGTCTCTACAACTGTTCCTCACTGTATGAGCGGACACCAG AAAACTCGGACCTGACTGTCGACTGTGGCACCAGTGTGATCACCCTGGAGATCAACCTGTGCACGGCTCAGTGGTCAGGCTTCAACACCACAGACCTGGCTCTGAACGGGAACCACAACACCACAGAGTGCCTGGGCTCTATCGACACCAGTGTGGACCCTCCGATCATCCGTTACCAGCTTCCTGTTAACCACAGTCAGGACAACCCCTGTCGTCATTCTCTGCAG ATTGTGGATGAGGCCCCAGATCCAGCGGGTCCCTTCAATGGCTTCTCAAGTATCCAGTCAGTTATCATCACTGGGTACATAGACACACCCAGATCTGACCAGGGGCTGATCAGCTACTCCACAGATCTCTACTATCACTTCTCCTGCCGCTACCCGCTGGAGTACCTGATCAACAACACACAGATTGTGGC CTCCTCAGTTTCTGTGGCGACCAAAGACAATAACGGAACCTTTATCGATACACTGAAAATAGGTGTTTATAAT GACAGCAGCTATGGCCACCCCTTAGTGGTCCCTACAACAGGACTTGACCTACGAGTCAGGATCTATGTGGAGGTCAAGGCTGAAAACCTCACAGGAAA tttcaatgtactgctggatcactgctttGGTACTTCCTCTGCTTACAACCTGTCGAACAGTGAGCAGCACAACTTCTTCATTGG CTGTGTAGTGGACCAAAGGACATCAATGACGAGCAACGGCCTTTCCAAAGTCGCTCGATTTAACTTCGAGACCTTCCGCTTTGTCAAGCACCGTGACCAAACAAAGTCCAGCATCTATCTGCACTGCATACTGAGACTGTGTGAGCCCACCAAATGTCAAGAGCTGCTGTCT GCttgtaataataacaacagaagaagaagatctcTGACTCCTTTTGGAAAGGAAACCACCGATTCTGCCACTGTATCTGTTGGACCTCTTTATGTGGCCGATGAAG ACAGGCCATATTCTGCTGCCTTCA GTAACGACGCGGCATCAGAGGGAGGTGACGTGGACTTGACGGGCCTGGCGGTGGGCGTGGTGTTCGGCTCGGCTGCTGCTGTCCTGCTTGTTCTGGGTGGCTGGTTCATCCTGAAGAAGTTTTACTGGGTGGGAGGATTACCTCATGCCTTTAACTGA